From a single Nocardioides panacis genomic region:
- a CDS encoding GNAT family N-acetyltransferase, whose amino-acid sequence MDEPLPPLHLVLLSIPAMRALVEGDLPTASAVTGTTATPYLVDHAWLWRIRLAQVEADPVALDWIARLAVAPDGTVCGIVGFHGPPDQRGMVEVAYGVDPLLRRRGYARALLALALDWAADEPAVKVVRASISPDNEASLATLRPFGFERVGEQWDEEDGLELLFERPAR is encoded by the coding sequence ATGGACGAGCCCCTGCCTCCGCTGCACCTGGTCCTGCTCTCGATCCCGGCGATGCGGGCCCTCGTCGAGGGCGACCTCCCGACCGCGTCCGCCGTCACTGGCACGACCGCGACGCCGTACCTCGTCGACCACGCCTGGCTCTGGCGGATCCGCCTCGCCCAGGTCGAAGCCGACCCGGTCGCGCTGGACTGGATCGCGCGCCTCGCGGTCGCCCCCGACGGCACGGTGTGCGGGATCGTCGGCTTCCACGGGCCGCCCGACCAGCGCGGCATGGTGGAGGTGGCGTACGGCGTCGACCCGCTGCTGCGCCGCCGGGGGTACGCCCGGGCCCTGCTCGCCCTCGCGCTGGACTGGGCCGCCGACGAGCCCGCGGTCAAGGTCGTGCGGGCCAGCATCAGCCCGGACAACGAGGCGTCCCTCGCCACCCTCCGGCCCTTCGGGTTCGAGCGCGTCGGCGAGCAGTGGGACGAGGAGGACGGCCTCGAGCTGCTCTTCGAGCGACCTGCCCGGTGA
- a CDS encoding DUF222 domain-containing protein produces the protein MSLDQRTGDPEAAHPITRFSHRANAVLDGLVDAPTWTLTAAEAGAALVDLTRLQARVAELRLRVLAAADTLDVGADSGCMPRAGGVNATVVVTMTLEQLLSGLGAAGLDTGDRISAGAARRLACRAGLVPAVLGGASQVLDLGRTRRLHSRAQRLAPRPRTGRLLRGELRPPGRVDRGSPRGALVRGRRDQRPRRPAALLAAPPPGARLAPGDDPARQRSGALPPADVSLIGRQGGSRRLTGVAA, from the coding sequence ATGTCCCTTGACCAGCGCACCGGCGATCCCGAAGCCGCGCACCCGATCACCCGGTTCTCGCACCGGGCGAACGCGGTGCTCGACGGCCTCGTCGACGCGCCCACCTGGACCCTGACGGCCGCGGAGGCGGGCGCGGCGCTCGTCGACCTCACCCGGCTCCAGGCGCGGGTCGCCGAGCTCCGGCTCCGGGTGCTCGCCGCTGCGGACACCCTCGACGTGGGCGCCGACAGCGGGTGCATGCCGCGGGCCGGCGGCGTCAACGCCACGGTCGTGGTCACGATGACGCTGGAGCAGCTCCTGTCCGGGCTGGGCGCGGCCGGTCTCGACACCGGTGACCGGATCTCGGCCGGCGCGGCGCGGCGGCTCGCCTGCCGGGCCGGCCTGGTCCCGGCCGTGCTCGGTGGCGCCTCCCAGGTGCTCGACCTCGGCCGCACACGGCGCCTCCACTCCCGCGCGCAGCGGCTCGCCCCCCGGCCTCGAACAGGGCGGCTGCTCCGCGGAGAGCTGCGACCGCCCGGCCGCGTGGACCGAGGCTCACCACGAGGTGCCCTGGTCCGAGGGCGGCGGGACCAGCGTCCGCGCCGGCCGGCTGCTCTGCTCGCGGCACCACCACCTGGCGCACGACTCGCGCCAGGAGATGACCCGGCTCGCCAGCGGTCAGGTGCGCTTCCACCGGCGGACGTGAGTCTCATCGGCCGGCAGGGCGGGTCCCGGCGGCTGACCGGAGTGGCAGCCTGA